The following proteins are encoded in a genomic region of Nocardioides sp. cx-173:
- a CDS encoding LCP family protein: MSSTVERASRVRFRRAMSLMVMTLVVPGSAQLVAGNRKVGLAALRIWLGMLGLLAVTLLAVVVDRGLLIWMGTSTGLLLVMRLVLTAAAIGWAALLVDAWRLGQPLTLGMSHRRAMVGVNGLMCFAVAGVLLFGAHLVQVQRDLLISLSGHGGDTSANDGRYNVLLMGGDSGAGRWGLRPDSMTVASIDEDTGRTVLIGLPRNLANFPFAKGSVMREQFPDGFDCDGCYLNGVSTWAQDNPELFPDSENPGVDATVSAIEGITGLKINYWAMVNLAGFKGLVDAVGGVTLNVRSPIPVGGLGDDVTGYIEPGVRKLNGHDTLWYARAREGSDDYSRMARQKCVMNAMLEQVSPQSVVANFGDLAQASSEMISTNVPTSEFDTFVSLALKAREQKMSTLSLVPPMITTAHPDIKLVKRKVRQAIDKAEGKTVNAPQKSKKPDPNVVTGGSVGSLSEGYAANSADDLDGAC, from the coding sequence ATGTCCTCCACGGTCGAGCGTGCTTCGCGCGTCCGCTTCCGTCGAGCCATGTCGTTGATGGTGATGACACTCGTGGTCCCCGGCTCCGCGCAGCTCGTCGCCGGCAACCGCAAGGTCGGCCTCGCGGCCCTGCGGATCTGGCTGGGCATGCTCGGGCTGCTCGCGGTCACGCTGCTCGCCGTGGTCGTCGATCGCGGGCTGCTGATCTGGATGGGTACCAGCACCGGGCTGCTGCTCGTGATGCGCCTGGTGCTCACGGCGGCGGCCATCGGCTGGGCCGCCTTGCTCGTGGACGCATGGCGGCTGGGTCAGCCGCTGACGCTCGGGATGAGCCACCGGCGCGCGATGGTCGGCGTCAACGGGCTGATGTGCTTCGCCGTCGCCGGCGTACTGCTGTTCGGCGCCCACCTCGTGCAGGTGCAGCGCGACCTGCTCATCTCCCTCTCCGGCCACGGCGGCGACACCAGCGCCAACGACGGCCGCTACAACGTGCTGCTGATGGGCGGCGACTCCGGCGCGGGCCGCTGGGGCCTGCGCCCCGACTCCATGACCGTCGCCTCCATCGACGAGGACACCGGCCGCACCGTGCTGATCGGGCTGCCGCGCAACCTGGCGAACTTCCCGTTCGCCAAGGGCTCGGTGATGCGCGAGCAGTTCCCCGACGGCTTCGACTGCGACGGCTGCTACCTCAACGGCGTCAGCACCTGGGCCCAGGACAACCCCGAGCTGTTCCCGGACTCCGAGAATCCCGGCGTGGACGCCACCGTCTCGGCCATCGAGGGCATCACCGGCCTGAAGATCAACTACTGGGCCATGGTCAACCTCGCCGGCTTCAAGGGCCTGGTCGACGCCGTCGGAGGGGTCACCCTCAACGTGCGCTCGCCGATCCCGGTCGGTGGCCTCGGTGACGATGTCACCGGCTACATCGAGCCGGGCGTGCGCAAGCTGAACGGCCACGACACCCTCTGGTACGCCCGGGCCCGCGAGGGCTCCGACGACTACTCGCGCATGGCGCGGCAGAAGTGCGTCATGAACGCGATGCTCGAGCAGGTCAGCCCCCAGTCGGTCGTCGCCAACTTCGGCGACCTCGCCCAGGCCTCGTCGGAGATGATCTCGACCAACGTCCCGACCTCGGAGTTCGACACCTTCGTCTCCCTCGCCCTCAAGGCGCGCGAGCAGAAGATGTCCACGCTCTCCCTGGTGCCCCCGATGATCACCACCGCCCACCCCGACATCAAGCTGGTCAAGCGCAAGGTGCGCCAGGCCATCGACAAGGCCGAGGGCAAGACCGTCAACGCCCCCCAGAAGTCGAAGAAGCCGGATCCGAACGTCGTCACCGGCGGCTCCGTCGGCTCCCTCAGCGAGGGCTACGCCGCCAACTCCGCCGACGACCTCGACGGCGCCTGCTGA
- a CDS encoding acyl-CoA thioesterase: MGATLPCGRQQQLFERRRDALGQQVEVLVQPPSSVAIVTPALEPRSPSFARVSLAVITSEREANLLGNIHGGEIVKLADSTAGAVAQRHSAGPAVTAALDEMAFLAPVHVGDIVRTFSQVNWAGRSSMEVGVRVEAQPWDEPSAESLHVASAYFVFVAIDEEGRPRPVPPLAPESPDEVRRLREAQIRRAHRLARKQEIDQGRS, from the coding sequence ATGGGCGCGACGCTACCGTGCGGGCGCCAACAACAGCTCTTCGAGCGACGCCGCGATGCCCTGGGCCAGCAGGTCGAGGTCCTGGTGCAGCCCCCGAGTAGCGTGGCGATCGTGACGCCCGCACTCGAGCCCCGGTCACCGTCGTTCGCCCGCGTGTCCCTGGCCGTCATCACCTCCGAGCGGGAGGCCAACCTGCTCGGCAACATCCACGGCGGCGAGATCGTCAAGCTCGCCGACTCCACGGCGGGTGCGGTGGCGCAGCGGCACAGCGCCGGCCCGGCCGTGACGGCCGCGCTCGACGAGATGGCGTTCCTCGCGCCGGTGCACGTCGGCGACATCGTCCGGACCTTCAGCCAGGTCAACTGGGCCGGCCGGTCCTCGATGGAGGTCGGGGTGCGCGTGGAGGCGCAGCCCTGGGACGAGCCGTCGGCCGAGAGCCTGCACGTCGCGTCGGCCTACTTCGTGTTCGTCGCGATCGACGAGGAGGGCCGGCCGCGGCCGGTGCCGCCGCTGGCGCCGGAGTCGCCCGACGAGGTACGCCGCCTGCGGGAGGCGCAGATCCGCCGGGCGCACCGGCTGGCCCGCAAGCAGGAGATCGATCAGGGCCGCTCCTGA
- a CDS encoding LCP family protein: protein MADRPGNGGPEDGTKYGWLYGAKGGQEPPPDATRAIPRQQRPSPRPSPERPREDATRVMPTQQPPPGRTPRSPAPAPAPAPPPTRGGGSRLRRPRFWLRLVPLVLALWLIYTLAVPFFAWRSTDKVAFAPDGDRPGDQPGTTYLMVGSDSRKGLTKEERKKFSTGNPSSELTDTIMLLHTGDGPDVLLSIPRDSIVDMPGHGESKINSAYSRGGAKLLVETIENATGIRIDEYVEIGLGGVAGVVDSVGGIEVCPKKAIKDKLAGLDIAKGCQEIDGTEALAYSRSRKQSALGDLDRVQRQREVVAAVGKKVLSPWTVVNPVRWWRLNNAVPGFFGFGEDTSTVDAGRWALAMTKVGGKDGRTCTMPVTDGSANTWDRDRAEPIFQAFIEDRTDDITDAQCTASGLPGRR, encoded by the coding sequence ATGGCAGATCGTCCGGGGAACGGCGGTCCCGAGGACGGGACCAAGTACGGCTGGCTCTACGGCGCCAAGGGCGGGCAGGAGCCCCCACCCGACGCGACGCGCGCCATCCCCCGACAGCAGCGCCCCTCACCGCGCCCCTCACCGGAGCGCCCCCGCGAGGACGCCACCCGGGTCATGCCCACGCAGCAGCCCCCTCCCGGACGCACGCCCCGCTCCCCGGCGCCGGCCCCGGCGCCCGCCCCGCCGCCCACGCGCGGCGGCGGCAGCCGGTTGCGCCGACCCCGCTTCTGGCTCCGGCTGGTCCCCCTGGTGCTGGCGCTGTGGCTGATCTACACGCTGGCGGTGCCGTTCTTCGCGTGGCGGAGCACCGACAAGGTGGCGTTCGCGCCCGACGGCGACCGCCCGGGCGACCAGCCCGGCACGACGTACCTCATGGTCGGCAGCGACTCCCGCAAGGGCCTGACCAAGGAGGAGCGCAAGAAGTTCAGCACCGGCAACCCGAGCAGCGAGCTCACCGACACGATCATGCTCCTGCACACCGGCGACGGGCCGGACGTGCTGCTGTCGATCCCGCGCGACTCGATCGTCGACATGCCGGGGCACGGGGAGAGCAAGATCAACTCCGCCTACTCCCGCGGCGGGGCCAAGCTGCTCGTGGAGACGATCGAGAACGCGACCGGCATCCGCATCGACGAGTACGTCGAGATCGGCCTGGGCGGCGTCGCGGGCGTCGTGGACTCCGTGGGCGGCATCGAGGTCTGCCCCAAGAAGGCCATCAAGGACAAGCTCGCCGGGCTGGACATCGCGAAGGGCTGCCAGGAGATCGACGGCACCGAGGCACTGGCCTACTCGCGCTCGCGCAAGCAGTCCGCGCTCGGCGACCTGGACCGGGTCCAGCGCCAGCGCGAGGTCGTGGCGGCCGTCGGCAAGAAGGTCCTCTCGCCGTGGACCGTGGTCAACCCGGTCCGCTGGTGGCGGCTCAACAACGCGGTGCCCGGGTTCTTCGGCTTCGGCGAGGACACCAGCACCGTCGACGCCGGCCGCTGGGCGCTGGCCATGACCAAGGTCGGCGGCAAGGACGGACGGACCTGCACCATGCCGGTGACCGACGGCTCCGCCAACACCTGGGACCGCGACCGGGCCGAGCCGATCTTCCAGGCCTTCATCGAGGACCGCACCGACGACATCACCGACGCCCAGTGCACCGCGAGCGGGCTGCCGGGGCGCCGGTGA
- a CDS encoding crotonase/enoyl-CoA hydratase family protein, with protein MTGYETLALEVDDDGVATLTLDRPDALNAFDLTMARELERFFLTDARDDAVRAVVVTGAGRAFCAGMDLSAQGNVFGLDETLAPTPEDLRAHLSEAPYHDGVRDTGGRVTLAIHALPKPVIAAINGAAVGIGATMTLAMDLRLASTRARIGFVFGRLGIVPEAASSWFLPRIVGIQQALEWVYAADILTAEQALTGRLLRSVHEPDDLLPAAQELARSFVVDRSPVALGLAKQLLYRNGAAADPLEAHLSDSLAMFYTSVGDGVEGVAAFREKRAPRFSGKASDLPRVF; from the coding sequence GTGACCGGCTACGAGACCCTCGCCCTGGAGGTCGACGACGACGGGGTGGCGACGCTGACGCTGGACCGCCCCGACGCGCTCAACGCGTTCGACCTGACCATGGCCCGCGAGCTGGAGCGCTTCTTCCTCACCGACGCCCGCGACGACGCCGTGCGCGCCGTCGTCGTCACCGGCGCGGGCCGGGCCTTCTGCGCCGGCATGGACCTGTCGGCGCAGGGCAACGTGTTCGGCCTCGACGAGACCCTCGCCCCGACGCCCGAGGACCTGCGCGCCCACCTGAGCGAGGCGCCGTACCACGACGGGGTCCGCGACACCGGCGGCCGCGTCACCCTCGCGATCCACGCCCTGCCCAAGCCCGTCATCGCCGCCATCAACGGCGCCGCGGTGGGCATCGGCGCCACCATGACCCTGGCGATGGACCTGCGTCTCGCCTCGACCCGGGCCCGCATCGGCTTCGTCTTCGGCCGGCTCGGGATCGTCCCGGAGGCCGCGTCCTCCTGGTTCCTGCCGCGCATCGTCGGCATCCAGCAGGCCCTGGAGTGGGTGTACGCCGCGGATATCCTCACCGCGGAGCAGGCGCTGACCGGTCGGCTCCTGCGCTCGGTGCACGAGCCCGACGACCTGCTGCCCGCGGCGCAGGAGCTCGCCCGCTCCTTCGTCGTCGACCGGTCCCCCGTGGCCCTCGGCCTGGCCAAGCAGCTGCTGTACCGCAACGGAGCCGCCGCCGACCCGCTCGAGGCGCACCTGTCGGACTCGCTCGCGATGTTCTACACCTCGGTCGGCGACGGCGTGGAGGGCGTCGCAGCCTTCCGGGAGAAGCGCGCGCCGCGCTTCTCGGGCAAGGCGAGCGACCTGCCGCGGGTCTTCTGA
- a CDS encoding DEAD/DEAH box helicase, with translation MARRGQRRTGATRTAPRNQRRGRNLDNEGIIPVLARAVREVENEVQRGAVSRPARTKFQVIALLVREERSRVKSDTEATEAQRAEKLKRLDGVATILAKTAARDTSLLSLLAEDAEVSDAAQTLRRQFLEEAGLEVPEEEERVAPELPASLNPARRVVPQSVISRQLSNPFLTPDFSAPRPKPVHGGRLATWELLEPLFRSFEYGGASSCMTLPEPTTALRLPPGLELMPHQAQVVAAAEAGHRTFLLADEPGLGKTAQALLAAHAADAYPLLVVVPNVVKTNWAREAHLWTPNRPVTVIHGDGDEIDAFADIVVVNYEVLDRHVGWLGDLGFRGMVVDEAHFIKNKKSQRSQHVLQISDRIRARFARPLLMALTGTPLINDIDDFRAIWQFLGWIGEKAPGPELMAALEETGLTPVDPGFYPNARNSVIELGIVRRRKIDVAKDIPARRVADIPVELDDVIGRSIRDAERELAERLVARYRSALETRSSGVQVEGIDHELVRRVAGWELSDSESAKTGENVFGMVRRIGQAKAGLAADYAAQLARNVGKVVFFAKHVDVMDLAEETFAKRGIGYASIRGDQSAAKRQRNIDAFVNDPDVHIAVCSLMAAGVGLNLQVASNVVLAELSWTDAEQTQAIDRVHRIGQEEPVTAWRIIAAQTIDTKIAELIDSKAGLAARALDGSDEEIAASSDVQLEALVALLTEALEGQVL, from the coding sequence GTGGCCCGACGAGGCCAGCGCCGTACCGGCGCCACGCGCACCGCCCCGCGCAACCAGCGGCGCGGCCGCAACCTCGACAACGAGGGCATCATCCCGGTCCTCGCGCGCGCCGTGCGCGAGGTCGAGAACGAGGTGCAGCGCGGCGCCGTGAGCCGGCCTGCGCGCACGAAGTTCCAGGTCATCGCGCTGCTCGTGCGCGAGGAGCGCTCCCGGGTGAAGAGCGACACCGAGGCCACCGAGGCGCAGCGTGCCGAGAAGCTCAAGCGGCTCGACGGGGTCGCCACGATCCTGGCCAAGACCGCCGCTCGCGACACCTCGCTGCTCTCCCTGCTGGCCGAGGACGCCGAGGTCTCCGACGCCGCGCAGACGCTGCGGCGTCAGTTCCTCGAGGAGGCCGGCCTCGAGGTGCCCGAGGAGGAGGAGCGGGTCGCCCCCGAGCTCCCGGCGTCACTCAACCCCGCCCGCCGGGTGGTGCCACAGTCGGTCATCTCCCGCCAGCTCTCCAACCCGTTCCTCACCCCCGACTTCTCCGCTCCCAGGCCCAAGCCCGTCCACGGCGGTCGGCTGGCGACGTGGGAGCTCCTCGAGCCCCTCTTCCGGTCCTTTGAGTACGGCGGCGCCTCGTCCTGCATGACGCTGCCGGAGCCCACCACCGCCCTTCGGCTGCCGCCGGGCCTCGAGCTGATGCCGCACCAGGCGCAGGTGGTGGCCGCCGCGGAGGCCGGGCACCGCACCTTCCTGCTCGCCGACGAGCCCGGGCTCGGCAAGACCGCGCAGGCACTGCTCGCCGCCCACGCCGCCGACGCCTACCCGCTGCTGGTGGTCGTCCCCAACGTGGTCAAGACCAACTGGGCCCGCGAGGCCCACCTCTGGACGCCCAACCGGCCGGTGACCGTGATCCACGGCGACGGCGACGAGATCGACGCGTTCGCCGACATCGTGGTCGTCAACTACGAGGTGCTCGACCGGCACGTCGGCTGGCTGGGGGACCTCGGGTTCCGCGGCATGGTGGTCGACGAGGCGCACTTCATCAAGAACAAGAAGTCCCAGCGCTCCCAGCACGTCCTGCAGATCTCCGACCGGATCCGCGCGCGCTTCGCCCGCCCGCTGCTCATGGCCCTCACCGGCACCCCCCTCATCAACGACATCGACGACTTCCGCGCGATCTGGCAGTTCCTGGGCTGGATCGGGGAGAAGGCGCCGGGCCCGGAGCTCATGGCGGCGCTCGAGGAGACCGGCCTGACCCCGGTGGACCCCGGGTTCTACCCCAACGCCCGCAACAGCGTCATCGAGCTGGGCATCGTGCGGCGGCGCAAGATCGACGTCGCCAAGGACATCCCGGCCCGCCGGGTGGCCGACATCCCGGTCGAGCTGGACGACGTCATCGGGCGCTCGATCCGTGACGCCGAGCGCGAGCTCGCCGAGCGGCTGGTCGCCCGCTACCGCAGCGCGCTGGAGACCCGCTCGTCCGGCGTCCAGGTCGAGGGCATCGACCACGAGCTCGTACGCCGCGTGGCCGGCTGGGAGCTCTCGGACTCCGAGTCCGCCAAGACCGGCGAGAACGTCTTCGGCATGGTGCGCCGCATCGGCCAGGCCAAGGCCGGCCTGGCGGCCGACTACGCCGCGCAGCTCGCCCGCAACGTCGGCAAGGTCGTGTTCTTCGCCAAGCACGTCGACGTCATGGACCTCGCGGAGGAGACCTTCGCCAAGCGCGGCATCGGCTACGCCTCCATCCGGGGGGACCAGTCGGCGGCCAAGCGGCAGCGCAACATCGACGCGTTCGTCAACGACCCCGACGTGCACATCGCGGTCTGCTCGCTGATGGCCGCCGGCGTGGGCCTGAACCTCCAGGTCGCCTCCAACGTGGTGCTGGCCGAGCTCTCGTGGACCGACGCGGAGCAGACCCAGGCCATCGACCGGGTCCACCGCATCGGCCAGGAGGAGCCGGTCACTGCGTGGCGGATCATCGCGGCGCAGACCATCGACACCAAGATCGCCGAGCTCATCGACAGCAAGGCCGGGCTGGCCGCTCGCGCCCTCGACGGCTCCGACGAGGAGATCGCCGCGTCGTCCGACGTCCAGCTGGAGGCCCTGGTCGCGCTGCTCACCGAGGCCCTCGAGGGGCAGGTGCTCTAG
- a CDS encoding LysR family transcriptional regulator — MDPRRVLVFREVARSGSLSAAARGLGMTQSAVSQQLRLLEREAGVPLLLRTTRGTRLTEAGEALLRRADAVHTALHLAGQELGALSELRAGAVRLASFPSGTATLVPPAVRSLHADHPGVEVTLVETEPPEAWASVLAGESDVALVFGYDGPPHDDGSLAWVPLGVEAMYLVLPPGDTVPEALGATVLAERDWVAGCERCRQHLVACCRAAGFEPRLLHESDDYVVVQSLVAHGLGVTALPELALSAFRHAEVVVRRVDWFGRRHVGLVHRPGAERVPVIRALMERLQESAQAVLA; from the coding sequence ATGGACCCCCGTCGTGTGCTCGTCTTCCGCGAGGTGGCGCGTTCGGGCTCGCTCAGCGCCGCCGCCCGCGGCCTCGGCATGACCCAGTCGGCCGTGAGCCAGCAGCTGCGGTTGCTCGAGCGGGAGGCCGGCGTGCCCCTGTTGCTGCGGACCACGCGCGGCACGCGGCTCACCGAGGCGGGCGAGGCCCTGCTCCGGCGCGCCGACGCCGTCCACACCGCGCTGCACCTGGCGGGCCAGGAGCTGGGCGCGCTCTCCGAGCTGCGCGCCGGCGCGGTCCGCCTCGCCTCGTTCCCGTCGGGCACCGCGACGCTGGTGCCACCCGCCGTACGGTCGCTCCACGCCGACCACCCGGGCGTCGAGGTGACCCTCGTGGAGACCGAGCCGCCGGAGGCGTGGGCCTCGGTGCTCGCCGGCGAGAGTGACGTCGCCCTGGTCTTCGGCTACGACGGGCCGCCGCACGACGACGGCTCGCTGGCCTGGGTGCCGCTGGGCGTGGAGGCGATGTACCTGGTGCTGCCCCCGGGCGACACCGTGCCGGAGGCGCTGGGGGCCACGGTGCTCGCGGAGCGCGACTGGGTGGCGGGCTGCGAGCGCTGCCGCCAGCACCTGGTCGCGTGCTGTCGCGCCGCCGGCTTCGAGCCGCGGCTGCTCCACGAGAGCGACGACTACGTGGTGGTGCAGAGCCTGGTCGCGCACGGTCTCGGAGTGACCGCGCTTCCGGAGCTCGCGCTGTCGGCGTTCCGCCACGCAGAGGTCGTCGTGCGCCGCGTCGACTGGTTCGGACGGCGCCATGTCGGCCTCGTCCACCGGCCCGGAGCGGAGCGGGTCCCGGTCATCCGCGCCCTCATGGAGCGGCTTCAGGAGAGCGCCCAGGCCGTCCTGGCCTGA
- a CDS encoding aspartate/glutamate racemase family protein, with translation METLGLIGGMSWHSTATYYRIINEVVSAARGGHASARISLQSLDFSEIRECQVAGDWDRAAALLTEAAQRCVQGGATTVAICTNLMHKVAPQVEAAIDVPLAHIGDAIGAEAGRHGWSTLGILGTRWVMEEDFYAGRLARHGIGVVVPDAPTRDQVDTIVFDELTQGIIRDTSRATYVDTIRRLADQGAEAVVLACTEVGLLISPEDSPLPLIDSAEVHARHLAGIALGAGLPTA, from the coding sequence ATGGAGACCCTGGGCTTGATCGGCGGCATGAGCTGGCACTCGACCGCGACCTACTACCGGATCATCAACGAGGTCGTGTCCGCAGCGCGCGGCGGCCACGCCTCCGCGCGGATCTCGCTGCAGTCCCTGGACTTCTCCGAGATCCGCGAGTGCCAGGTCGCAGGCGACTGGGACCGGGCGGCCGCGCTGCTGACCGAGGCCGCGCAGCGGTGCGTCCAGGGCGGCGCGACGACGGTGGCCATCTGCACCAACCTCATGCACAAGGTCGCCCCGCAGGTGGAGGCCGCCATCGATGTCCCGCTCGCCCACATCGGCGACGCCATCGGGGCGGAGGCCGGTCGCCACGGCTGGTCGACCCTCGGCATCCTCGGCACCCGCTGGGTGATGGAGGAGGACTTCTACGCGGGCCGCCTGGCCCGCCACGGCATCGGCGTCGTCGTCCCGGACGCCCCCACCCGCGACCAGGTCGACACCATCGTCTTCGACGAGCTCACGCAGGGCATCATCCGCGACACCTCGAGGGCGACGTACGTCGACACCATCCGGCGACTCGCCGACCAGGGCGCCGAGGCCGTGGTGCTGGCCTGCACCGAGGTCGGGCTCCTGATCAGCCCCGAGGACAGCCCACTGCCGCTCATCGACAGTGCGGAGGTCCACGCCCGCCACCTCGCCGGCATCGCGCTGGGCGCCGGCCTGCCGACCGCCTAG
- a CDS encoding ABC transporter permease — protein sequence MFLALRELIFARGRFALMGAVVALIAILMVLLSGLSVGLANDGVSGLQRMPATSFAFQEDVSEDSAFSRSVVGPEAVAAWERQDGVAEAAPFGNTLVNARTDRDVEIDLALFGVETGSFVDPEVASGSRLAGEGEVVISATAAEEGIDLGDTVVLEPSGVELQVVGILGEQHTFGHVDIGYLPLRSWQEIRAGVRPGDVVSDRVYDEFTAAAVRAEDGAEPDLAAGDEAAGTTSLTREESYGASPGYTAETSTLQLIQGFLYAISALVVGAFFTVLTIQRRQEIAVLRAMGASTGYLLRDSLLQSLVLLVLSAGLGIGVGLAAGAAISSTAMPFALEVGPIVGATALLLALGLLGAAAAVVRITRVDPLTALGGNR from the coding sequence ATGTTCCTTGCCCTCCGAGAGCTGATCTTCGCCCGAGGCCGGTTCGCCCTGATGGGAGCGGTCGTCGCCCTGATCGCCATCTTGATGGTCCTGCTCAGCGGACTGTCCGTCGGGCTCGCCAACGACGGCGTGTCCGGGCTGCAGCGCATGCCGGCGACGTCCTTCGCGTTCCAGGAAGACGTGTCCGAGGACTCCGCCTTCTCGCGCAGCGTGGTCGGGCCCGAGGCGGTCGCCGCCTGGGAGAGGCAGGACGGCGTCGCCGAGGCGGCCCCCTTCGGCAACACGCTCGTCAACGCCCGCACCGACCGGGACGTCGAGATCGACCTCGCACTGTTCGGGGTGGAGACGGGCAGCTTCGTGGACCCGGAGGTGGCGTCCGGCTCGCGCCTCGCCGGCGAGGGCGAGGTCGTCATCAGCGCGACCGCGGCCGAGGAGGGGATCGACCTCGGTGACACCGTCGTGCTTGAGCCCTCCGGGGTCGAGCTCCAGGTCGTCGGCATCCTGGGCGAGCAGCACACCTTCGGTCACGTCGACATCGGGTACCTGCCGCTGCGCTCGTGGCAGGAGATCCGCGCCGGCGTCCGCCCGGGCGACGTCGTCAGCGATCGCGTCTACGACGAGTTCACGGCCGCGGCCGTGCGCGCCGAGGACGGCGCCGAGCCGGACCTGGCCGCCGGCGACGAGGCGGCGGGCACGACGTCGCTGACCCGCGAGGAGTCCTACGGGGCCTCCCCCGGGTACACCGCCGAGACCTCCACCCTGCAGCTGATCCAGGGCTTCCTGTACGCGATCTCGGCGCTGGTCGTCGGCGCCTTCTTCACCGTGCTCACCATCCAGCGACGCCAGGAGATCGCCGTGCTGCGTGCCATGGGCGCGAGCACCGGCTACCTGTTGCGCGACAGCCTCCTGCAGTCGCTCGTGCTCCTCGTCCTCTCGGCCGGCTTGGGCATCGGCGTGGGCCTGGCCGCCGGCGCCGCGATCTCGTCCACGGCGATGCCGTTCGCGCTCGAGGTGGGCCCGATCGTCGGCGCCACCGCGCTGCTGCTGGCGCTGGGGCTGCTGGGCGCCGCCGCCGCCGTCGTCCGGATCACCCGGGTCGACCCGCTCACCGCCCTGGGAGGCAACCGATGA
- a CDS encoding ABC transporter ATP-binding protein — protein sequence MTAVLTLSEVTLLHGDGEETVRALDRVTLEVSAGELVAIVGPSGSGKSSLLAVAGALTAPTSGSVRLGGLDLAGASPRELTRVRRERIGFVFQSGNLVPALTSIDQVRLPLTFGRTSDSRDPLELLAEVGMEQKARRRPHQLSGGERQRVGIARALVTRPQLLLVDEPTAALDRARSQDVVSLLAREAHEHGVATVMVTHDHEVLGHCDRVLEMVDGRLSPVTGP from the coding sequence ATGACCGCCGTACTCACCTTGTCCGAGGTGACCCTGCTGCACGGGGACGGCGAGGAGACCGTCCGGGCGCTGGACAGGGTCACGCTGGAGGTGTCGGCCGGCGAGCTCGTCGCGATCGTCGGCCCCTCGGGGTCCGGCAAGTCGAGCCTGCTCGCAGTGGCCGGCGCCCTGACCGCGCCGACCTCCGGGTCGGTGCGGCTCGGCGGGCTCGACCTGGCCGGGGCCTCGCCCCGTGAGCTGACGCGCGTGCGCCGGGAGCGGATCGGCTTCGTCTTCCAGAGCGGCAACCTGGTGCCCGCCCTGACGAGCATCGATCAGGTCCGGCTGCCGCTCACGTTCGGTCGCACGAGCGACTCCCGCGACCCCCTCGAGCTCCTCGCGGAGGTGGGCATGGAGCAGAAGGCCCGACGGCGGCCGCACCAGCTCTCGGGCGGCGAGCGGCAGCGGGTCGGCATCGCCCGTGCGCTGGTCACCCGTCCCCAGCTCCTCCTCGTCGACGAGCCGACCGCCGCACTCGACCGCGCCCGCAGCCAGGACGTCGTGTCGCTCCTGGCCCGCGAGGCCCATGAGCACGGAGTGGCGACGGTGATGGTCACCCACGACCATGAGGTCCTGGGGCACTGCGACCGGGTGCTCGAGATGGTCGACGGGCGACTCTCCCCCGTGACCGGCCCGTGA
- a CDS encoding TetR/AcrR family transcriptional regulator, whose translation MPRITGATVAEHHAQQRRALLDAARQILAEKGEVPAMGEVGRRAGLARSSVYQYFSSSEDLLAAVVGDAFPDWARQVLDKVASAPTPGTRVWAYVEANIDLFASSELAVAQVLRRIVDPQVLQRPMKDFHVQLQRPLRQALADLGDPEPEAMAEHVDSLVMQASTEIGAAPEDSRPEARLRALARLRRLLSGYLRLE comes from the coding sequence ATGCCGCGCATCACGGGGGCCACGGTCGCCGAGCACCACGCCCAGCAGCGCCGCGCCCTCCTCGATGCGGCTCGGCAGATCCTCGCCGAGAAGGGTGAGGTGCCGGCCATGGGCGAGGTGGGCCGCAGAGCGGGCCTCGCCCGGAGCAGCGTCTACCAGTACTTCTCCTCGTCGGAGGACCTGCTCGCGGCGGTCGTCGGCGACGCGTTCCCCGACTGGGCCCGCCAGGTCCTGGACAAGGTGGCCTCGGCTCCCACTCCCGGCACCCGCGTGTGGGCGTACGTCGAGGCCAACATCGACCTCTTCGCCAGCTCCGAGCTGGCGGTCGCGCAGGTCCTCAGGCGGATCGTGGACCCCCAGGTGCTGCAGCGGCCGATGAAGGACTTCCACGTCCAACTGCAGCGGCCGCTGAGACAGGCCCTCGCCGACCTCGGTGACCCCGAGCCCGAGGCCATGGCCGAGCACGTCGACTCCCTCGTCATGCAGGCCTCCACCGAGATCGGCGCGGCCCCGGAGGACTCTCGGCCGGAGGCGCGCCTGCGCGCACTCGCCCGGCTCCGACGCCTGCTCAGCGGCTATCTGCGCCTGGAGTGA